The Vigna unguiculata cultivar IT97K-499-35 chromosome 6, ASM411807v1, whole genome shotgun sequence genome contains a region encoding:
- the LOC114189139 gene encoding nudix hydrolase 15, mitochondrial-like, with protein MDCSNSNGRSKRLLDLAQRLRLYKPPIFPEDILDDVMEDKVVSEVSYSESTTSMPQNTEEFRYKRAAVLICIFEGDAGDLRVLLTKRSSMLSTYSGEVALPGGKAEEGDKDDKDTAKREAMEEIGLDPELVDVVTVLEPFFSKYLMRVVPVIGILHDKKAFKPVLNPAEVEAVFDAPLEMFLKDQKRSEEKMQWMGENYLIHLFDYEMEMEHKKFLIWGLTAGILIRAASVVYQRPPAFMEQNPKFKLPRDLTV; from the exons ATGGATTGTTCAAACTCCAATGGAAGATCAAAGAGGCTTCTGGACTTGGCGCAAAGGCTCCGCCTTTACAAGCCCCCAATATTCCCTGAAGACATTTTGGATGACGTCATGGAAGACAAGGTTGTCTCAGAAGTGAGTTACTCAGAATCAACCACCTCAATGCCTCAAAACACAGAAGAATTCAGATACAAGAGAGCTGCTGTTTTGATCTGCATCTTTGAAGGAGATGCTGGGGATCTCAGAGTGCTACTCACCAAGCGCTCTTCCATGCTCTCCACTTACTCGG GTGAAGTGGCCTTGCCTGGTGGGAAAGCGGAGGAAGGGGACAAGGATGATAAAGACACAGCAAAGAGAGAGGCAATGGAGGAAATTGGGTTGGACCCTGAACTTGTCGATGTTGTTACTGTTCTTGAACCATTTTTCTCTAAG tACCTCATGAGAGTGGTTCCTGTCATTGGCATTCTTCATGACAAAAAGGCATTCAAACCTGTTCTGAATCCTGCTGAAGTAGAAGCTGTATTTGATGCACCTTTAGAAATGTTTCTCAAG GATCAAAAGAGGAGTGAGGAGAAGATGCAATGGATGGGAGAGAATTATCTGATACATTTGTTTGACTACGAAATGGAAATGGAGCATAAAAAATTCCTGATATGGGGTTTAACGGCTGGGATCTTAATAAGGGCAGCATCAGTTGTGTATCAACGACCACCAGCTTTCATGGAGCAGAATCCTAAATTCAAGCTTCCTCGTGATTTAACTGTGTAA
- the LOC114186748 gene encoding protein IQ-DOMAIN 1-like isoform X2 has translation MTWLGLCYFEISYFTSRMGSGDWFKTIISLRKSKKDRSKKAKGILAQEKLNASKSNNYTGKESSDLANGIKSENLVSPGVSVETIAATRIQTAFRAYKARKALRRVKGFSKLKILTEGFSVKKQASTAITYLHSWSKIQAEIRDRRICMVTEDRIRRKKLESQLKLEAKLHDLEVEWSGGSATMEETLGKIHQREEAAVKRERAMAYAFSHQWRANSSMSQLLGSYELSKANWGWSWKERWVAARPWESRISGVSVIPEKAQHKQPSKVQKDKNTSTPKTPVSVKPPLAIAKGTPPSANAKANSKARRLSYPPTAEKTVIQEVQ, from the exons ATGACATGGCTG GgtttatgttattttgaaattagttaCTTCACATCAAGAATGGGTTCAGGCGATTGGTTTAAGACGATAATTAGCTTAAGAAAATCAAAGAAAGACAGATCAAAGAAAGCAAAG GGTATCTTAGCTCAAGAGAAACTAAATGCATCAAAGTCAAACAATTATACCGGGAAAGAGTCTAGTGATTTAGCAAATGGTATTAAAAGTGAAAACCTTGTTTCACCTGGGGTGTCAGTTGAAACTATTGCTGCAACAAGGATCCAGACTGCATTCCGAGCTTATAAG GCTAGAAAGGCTTTACGGCGCGTGAAAGGATTTTCAAAACTGAAGATCCTAACAGAAGGTTTCTCTGTTAAAAAGCAAGCCAGTACAGCTATAACATACCTTCACTCATGGAGCAAGATTCAAGCCGAGATCAGAGATCGTCGAATATGTATGGTAACAGAAGACAGGATCAGGAGGAAGAAACTAGAGTCTCAACTAAAACTGGAAGCAAAACTTCATGATCTGGAG GTTGAATGGTCAGGTGGTTCTGCAACCATGGAGGAAACCCTTGGAAAGATACATCAGAGGGAAGAAGCAGCAGTTAAGCGCGAAAGAGCCATGGCATATGCCTTTTCCCATCAG TGGAGGGCCAACTCTAGTATGAGCCAACTGCTAGGTAGTTATGAACTTAGCAAGGCTAATTGGGGTTGGAGCTGGAAGGAACGGTGGGTCGCCGCTCGGCCTTGGGAAAGTCGCATCTCCGGCGTATCTGTCATCCCAGAGAAAGCTCAACATAAGCAGCCAAGTAAGGTGCAGAAGGATAAGAACACATCAACACCAAAAACTCCTGTCTCAGTTAAACCTCCTTTAGCCATTGCAAAAGGGACTCCTCCTTCTGCCAATGCAAAAGCCAATTCAAAAGCTAGGAGATTGTCTTATCCACCAACTGCCGAGAAAACTGTGATTCAAGAAGTGCAGTGA
- the LOC114186748 gene encoding protein IQ-DOMAIN 1-like isoform X3, with protein sequence MGSGDWFKTIISLRKSKKDRSKKAKGILAQEKLNASKSNNYTGKESSDLANGIKSENLVSPGVSVETIAATRIQTAFRAYKARKALRRVKGFSKLKILTEGFSVKKQASTAITYLHSWSKIQAEIRDRRICMVTEDRIRRKKLESQLKLEAKLHDLEVEWSGGSATMEETLGKIHQREEAAVKRERAMAYAFSHQWRANSSMSQLLGSYELSKANWGWSWKERWVAARPWESRISGVSVIPEKAQHKQPSKVQKDKNTSTPKTPVSVKPPLAIAKGTPPSANAKANSKARRLSYPPTAEKTVIQEVQ encoded by the exons ATGGGTTCAGGCGATTGGTTTAAGACGATAATTAGCTTAAGAAAATCAAAGAAAGACAGATCAAAGAAAGCAAAG GGTATCTTAGCTCAAGAGAAACTAAATGCATCAAAGTCAAACAATTATACCGGGAAAGAGTCTAGTGATTTAGCAAATGGTATTAAAAGTGAAAACCTTGTTTCACCTGGGGTGTCAGTTGAAACTATTGCTGCAACAAGGATCCAGACTGCATTCCGAGCTTATAAG GCTAGAAAGGCTTTACGGCGCGTGAAAGGATTTTCAAAACTGAAGATCCTAACAGAAGGTTTCTCTGTTAAAAAGCAAGCCAGTACAGCTATAACATACCTTCACTCATGGAGCAAGATTCAAGCCGAGATCAGAGATCGTCGAATATGTATGGTAACAGAAGACAGGATCAGGAGGAAGAAACTAGAGTCTCAACTAAAACTGGAAGCAAAACTTCATGATCTGGAG GTTGAATGGTCAGGTGGTTCTGCAACCATGGAGGAAACCCTTGGAAAGATACATCAGAGGGAAGAAGCAGCAGTTAAGCGCGAAAGAGCCATGGCATATGCCTTTTCCCATCAG TGGAGGGCCAACTCTAGTATGAGCCAACTGCTAGGTAGTTATGAACTTAGCAAGGCTAATTGGGGTTGGAGCTGGAAGGAACGGTGGGTCGCCGCTCGGCCTTGGGAAAGTCGCATCTCCGGCGTATCTGTCATCCCAGAGAAAGCTCAACATAAGCAGCCAAGTAAGGTGCAGAAGGATAAGAACACATCAACACCAAAAACTCCTGTCTCAGTTAAACCTCCTTTAGCCATTGCAAAAGGGACTCCTCCTTCTGCCAATGCAAAAGCCAATTCAAAAGCTAGGAGATTGTCTTATCCACCAACTGCCGAGAAAACTGTGATTCAAGAAGTGCAGTGA
- the LOC114186748 gene encoding protein IQ-DOMAIN 1-like isoform X1 — MLVLDIFPVCFSEGLCYFEISYFTSRMGSGDWFKTIISLRKSKKDRSKKAKGILAQEKLNASKSNNYTGKESSDLANGIKSENLVSPGVSVETIAATRIQTAFRAYKARKALRRVKGFSKLKILTEGFSVKKQASTAITYLHSWSKIQAEIRDRRICMVTEDRIRRKKLESQLKLEAKLHDLEVEWSGGSATMEETLGKIHQREEAAVKRERAMAYAFSHQWRANSSMSQLLGSYELSKANWGWSWKERWVAARPWESRISGVSVIPEKAQHKQPSKVQKDKNTSTPKTPVSVKPPLAIAKGTPPSANAKANSKARRLSYPPTAEKTVIQEVQ; from the exons ATGCTCGTTTTAGACATATTCCCCGTTTGTTTTTCAGAG GgtttatgttattttgaaattagttaCTTCACATCAAGAATGGGTTCAGGCGATTGGTTTAAGACGATAATTAGCTTAAGAAAATCAAAGAAAGACAGATCAAAGAAAGCAAAG GGTATCTTAGCTCAAGAGAAACTAAATGCATCAAAGTCAAACAATTATACCGGGAAAGAGTCTAGTGATTTAGCAAATGGTATTAAAAGTGAAAACCTTGTTTCACCTGGGGTGTCAGTTGAAACTATTGCTGCAACAAGGATCCAGACTGCATTCCGAGCTTATAAG GCTAGAAAGGCTTTACGGCGCGTGAAAGGATTTTCAAAACTGAAGATCCTAACAGAAGGTTTCTCTGTTAAAAAGCAAGCCAGTACAGCTATAACATACCTTCACTCATGGAGCAAGATTCAAGCCGAGATCAGAGATCGTCGAATATGTATGGTAACAGAAGACAGGATCAGGAGGAAGAAACTAGAGTCTCAACTAAAACTGGAAGCAAAACTTCATGATCTGGAG GTTGAATGGTCAGGTGGTTCTGCAACCATGGAGGAAACCCTTGGAAAGATACATCAGAGGGAAGAAGCAGCAGTTAAGCGCGAAAGAGCCATGGCATATGCCTTTTCCCATCAG TGGAGGGCCAACTCTAGTATGAGCCAACTGCTAGGTAGTTATGAACTTAGCAAGGCTAATTGGGGTTGGAGCTGGAAGGAACGGTGGGTCGCCGCTCGGCCTTGGGAAAGTCGCATCTCCGGCGTATCTGTCATCCCAGAGAAAGCTCAACATAAGCAGCCAAGTAAGGTGCAGAAGGATAAGAACACATCAACACCAAAAACTCCTGTCTCAGTTAAACCTCCTTTAGCCATTGCAAAAGGGACTCCTCCTTCTGCCAATGCAAAAGCCAATTCAAAAGCTAGGAGATTGTCTTATCCACCAACTGCCGAGAAAACTGTGATTCAAGAAGTGCAGTGA